A region of Candidatus Zixiibacteriota bacterium DNA encodes the following proteins:
- a CDS encoding rhomboid family intramembrane serine protease codes for MYRDTTYQEKTFGFQQGLTPGIKYLLIANVAVFLVQMALPALRLERLFGLVPYAITHKLFVWQVVTYMFLHGGFWHIFFNMLTLWMFGSDLERQWGTREFLKFYFVTGVGAGIITFLLQLNNSVPVIGASGAIYGVLVAFAVLYPNRLVYIWFLFPIKVKYLVMILIGLGVLASWNQHADGIAHFTHLGGALIGYLYLKADWRIPSWTRSLKLKLRRPRGPKLTHTQPPAPGDDLMEEVDRILDRIKEVGGYEHLTEREKKILESASRKLSERQR; via the coding sequence ATGTACCGCGATACCACATACCAGGAAAAGACGTTCGGATTTCAGCAAGGTCTGACTCCGGGAATCAAGTATCTCTTGATTGCCAATGTCGCGGTGTTCCTGGTGCAGATGGCATTGCCGGCGCTGCGGCTGGAGCGGCTGTTCGGACTGGTGCCGTACGCGATCACGCACAAGCTGTTTGTGTGGCAGGTCGTGACGTATATGTTCCTGCACGGCGGGTTCTGGCACATCTTCTTCAACATGCTGACGCTGTGGATGTTCGGTTCCGATCTGGAACGGCAGTGGGGGACGCGGGAGTTCCTGAAGTTCTATTTCGTGACCGGGGTAGGCGCGGGGATCATCACGTTCCTGTTGCAGCTCAACAACAGCGTGCCGGTGATCGGCGCCTCGGGGGCGATTTATGGAGTGCTGGTGGCGTTTGCGGTCTTATATCCGAATCGACTGGTCTATATTTGGTTCTTGTTTCCGATAAAAGTAAAGTATCTGGTCATGATCCTGATCGGGCTGGGCGTGCTGGCCTCGTGGAATCAGCACGCGGACGGGATCGCGCACTTTACGCATCTGGGGGGTGCGCTGATCGGCTATTTGTATTTGAAGGCCGACTGGCGGATTCCGAGCTGGACGCGGTCGTTGAAGCTGAAGCTGCGCCGGCCGCGGGGGCCGAAGCTGACGCACACGCAGCCGCCGGCGCCGGGAGACGACTTGATGGAAGAAGTGGATCGGATTTTGGATCGGATCAAGGAAGTGGGAGGCTACGAGCATTTGACCGAGCGCGAGAAGAAAATCCTGGAGAGCGCTTCGCGGAAGCTGTCGGAGCGGCAGCGATGA
- a CDS encoding CoA-binding protein produces MSESFHNPADAEIKQLLQAAKRIAVVGMSAKPERASYSVARYLMAQGYEVIPVNPMETEIFGLKSYGSVGEIPGKIDIVDVFRRSDQTDPIIDEAIRVKARVVWLQLDVVNEAGCLRAQAAGLTAIQNRCIKIEHARLL; encoded by the coding sequence ATGAGCGAGTCGTTTCACAATCCGGCGGACGCCGAAATCAAGCAGCTTCTGCAAGCGGCCAAGCGGATTGCGGTGGTGGGGATGTCCGCCAAGCCGGAGCGGGCCTCGTACAGCGTGGCGCGCTATCTGATGGCGCAGGGCTACGAGGTAATCCCGGTCAATCCGATGGAAACGGAGATTTTCGGGTTGAAGTCGTACGGCAGCGTGGGCGAGATTCCGGGGAAGATTGACATCGTGGACGTCTTCCGGCGCTCCGACCAGACCGATCCGATCATCGACGAGGCGATCAGGGTCAAGGCGCGCGTAGTGTGGCTGCAGCTGGACGTCGTCAATGAGGCGGGCTGCTTGCGGGCGCAGGCGGCCGGGCTGACGGCGATTCAGAATCGTTGCATCAAGATCGAGCATGCGCGGCTGCTGTAG
- the trxA gene encoding thioredoxin, translating into MSNALAVSDATFENEVIKSGVPVIVDFWAEWCGPCRMIAPILDQLSEEYSGKLKVVKVDVDANGRTAMQYSVMSIPTLLFFKNGKVQDQVVGALPKKMLQEKVEKFLA; encoded by the coding sequence ATGTCGAATGCCTTGGCCGTCTCCGATGCGACTTTTGAGAATGAAGTGATCAAGAGCGGAGTGCCGGTGATCGTGGATTTTTGGGCGGAGTGGTGCGGACCGTGCCGGATGATCGCGCCGATTTTGGATCAGTTGTCGGAGGAGTATTCCGGCAAGTTGAAAGTGGTGAAGGTGGACGTTGATGCCAACGGCCGGACGGCGATGCAGTACAGCGTAATGTCGATACCGACGCTGTTGTTTTTCAAGAACGGCAAAGTGCAGGACCAGGTGGTGGGTGCGCTGCCGAAGAAGATGCTGCAAGAGAAGGTTGAAAAGTTTCTCGCATGA
- the ccsA gene encoding cytochrome c biogenesis protein CcsA, which produces MMTVALGNTLLAIACVTAALALVGYGLALFNRDSLVGLARKSYYIFAGATILMCAFFLMQILNHNFALQYVHDYSSRDLELGFLISTFWAGQVGSFTLWLLFITVIGIFLIRRETENHSAVMFFYMLVIAFFLTLLVVRSPFLPYPPEVLAQFPGGVPPDGSGLNPLLQNYWMVIHPPIVFMGFSLLAVPFAYALGALARNNYRDWVKNSFPWTALGSFFLGLGIFLGGYWAYETLGWGGYWAWDPVENTSLIPWLLNLALMHGLLIERNKGVFRRSNLLLAVFSFLLVVYGTFLTRSGVLADFSVHSFTDLGTSGYLIFFMLFFTILSTVLLVVRAKTARTGVGIKDPYSMDFAIAVGIFFLALLAILTLIGTSSPLITRIFAEPANVSIDFYNKTALPMAVILALLVGISPFLVTKDRTLPTLIKRLAPAAALAVVGTVLAYIFDVTQFMYLLMIFTALFALFGNFFVVFLQPNRVGLRIGGFLTHMGFGVMMIGIVVSSAFSQTDKVNLYSNQGPAQSFQYKIAYKGMHGDITNKDNSVLLEVQDGHTQFKADPKMFIARENQGLMRKPFIRKYFLYDLYLSPQEQRMMGEGDQMVLIKGEAKQVGDYDVKFTNFDMGNHSDPNTMEVGAVLEVTHQGKTDTVVPRMAFTQTGKQFLSAPMPDGSGSIVLQDIQADAGSVSLKFSGVPGMDVVDLLVLEVSKKPLINLVWLGVVMVCGGTLISFIRRRRLQFARVPQAGTSE; this is translated from the coding sequence ATGATGACGGTTGCCCTGGGCAATACGCTCTTAGCCATCGCCTGCGTCACCGCGGCGCTGGCGCTGGTCGGTTACGGCCTGGCGCTGTTTAACCGCGACAGTCTGGTCGGGTTGGCGCGCAAGTCTTATTACATTTTCGCGGGGGCGACGATTCTGATGTGCGCGTTTTTCCTGATGCAGATCTTGAATCACAATTTCGCGCTGCAGTACGTGCACGACTATTCTTCGCGGGACCTCGAACTCGGTTTCCTGATCTCGACCTTCTGGGCCGGGCAGGTCGGTTCGTTTACGCTCTGGCTGTTGTTCATCACCGTGATCGGGATATTCCTGATCCGGCGCGAGACGGAAAACCACTCGGCGGTGATGTTCTTCTACATGCTGGTGATCGCGTTTTTCCTGACGTTGTTGGTAGTGCGGTCGCCGTTTCTGCCATACCCGCCGGAGGTGCTGGCGCAATTTCCGGGCGGAGTGCCGCCGGACGGCAGCGGGTTGAATCCGTTGCTGCAGAATTACTGGATGGTGATCCATCCGCCGATCGTGTTCATGGGATTTTCGTTGCTGGCGGTGCCGTTCGCGTATGCGTTGGGCGCGTTGGCGCGCAACAACTACCGCGACTGGGTGAAGAACTCCTTCCCGTGGACGGCGCTGGGCTCGTTTTTCCTCGGGCTGGGCATCTTCCTGGGCGGTTACTGGGCGTACGAGACGCTGGGCTGGGGCGGCTACTGGGCCTGGGATCCGGTGGAGAACACCTCGCTGATTCCGTGGCTGCTCAATCTGGCGCTGATGCACGGATTGTTGATTGAGCGCAACAAGGGCGTGTTCCGCCGTTCGAATCTGCTGCTGGCAGTGTTCTCGTTCCTGTTGGTGGTGTACGGGACATTCCTGACGCGCTCCGGCGTGCTGGCCGATTTCTCGGTGCATTCCTTCACCGATCTGGGGACCTCGGGCTACCTGATCTTCTTCATGTTATTCTTCACGATCCTCTCGACGGTGCTGTTGGTGGTGCGGGCCAAGACGGCGCGGACGGGAGTGGGGATCAAGGATCCGTACTCGATGGACTTTGCGATCGCGGTGGGGATCTTCTTTCTGGCGCTGCTGGCGATTTTGACCTTGATCGGCACGTCATCGCCACTGATCACGCGCATTTTCGCCGAGCCGGCCAATGTCTCGATCGACTTCTACAATAAGACGGCGTTGCCGATGGCGGTGATTCTGGCGTTGCTGGTGGGAATTTCACCGTTCCTGGTGACGAAGGATCGTACCCTCCCGACCTTGATCAAGCGGTTGGCTCCGGCGGCGGCGCTGGCGGTGGTCGGTACAGTGCTGGCCTATATTTTCGACGTCACGCAGTTCATGTATCTGCTGATGATATTCACGGCGCTGTTTGCACTGTTCGGGAATTTCTTCGTGGTGTTTCTGCAGCCGAATCGAGTCGGGTTGCGCATCGGCGGCTTCTTGACGCACATGGGTTTCGGCGTGATGATGATCGGCATCGTGGTGTCCTCAGCGTTTTCGCAGACCGACAAGGTGAACCTGTATTCCAATCAGGGACCGGCGCAGTCGTTCCAATACAAGATTGCGTACAAGGGCATGCACGGCGATATCACCAATAAAGACAACTCGGTGTTGCTCGAGGTGCAGGACGGGCACACTCAGTTCAAGGCCGACCCGAAGATGTTTATTGCCCGCGAGAACCAGGGGCTGATGCGCAAGCCGTTTATCCGCAAGTACTTCCTGTATGACCTGTACTTGTCGCCGCAGGAGCAGCGGATGATGGGCGAGGGGGACCAGATGGTACTGATTAAGGGCGAGGCCAAGCAGGTCGGCGACTACGATGTGAAGTTTACCAATTTCGACATGGGCAATCACAGCGATCCGAACACGATGGAGGTCGGCGCGGTGCTGGAAGTGACGCATCAGGGCAAGACCGACACGGTCGTGCCGCGGATGGCGTTCACGCAAACGGGCAAGCAGTTTTTGTCGGCGCCGATGCCGGACGGATCGGGGAGCATCGTGCTGCAGGACATTCAGGCGGATGCCGGCTCAGTGTCGTTGAAGTTCTCGGGCGTGCCGGGGATGGATGTGGTTGATCTGCTGGTGCTCGAAGTCTCGAAGAAGCCGTTGATCAATTTGGTCTGGCTGGGTGTGGTGATGGTATGTGGTGGGACGTTGATCTCATTTATCCGGCGGCGCCGGTTGCAGTTTGCGCGCGTACCGCAGGCGGGTACGAGCGAGTAA
- a CDS encoding cytochrome c maturation protein CcmE, giving the protein MKVKIILAAVIVVAVAAWGFSSFTKSMTSYVSFAEAQKRSARVQVMGAIDHDQVKYDIDTQELFFPITDEDGTTMTVKYTGTMPGNFSQATHAVCVGKYNGNQFVADQLLIKCPSKYEGELQG; this is encoded by the coding sequence ATGAAGGTCAAGATCATTCTGGCGGCGGTGATCGTCGTCGCCGTGGCGGCGTGGGGGTTTTCCTCGTTCACGAAGTCGATGACCTCGTACGTTTCCTTTGCCGAGGCCCAGAAGCGCTCCGCGCGGGTGCAGGTGATGGGTGCGATCGACCACGATCAGGTGAAGTATGATATCGACACGCAGGAGTTATTCTTCCCGATTACCGACGAGGACGGCACGACGATGACGGTGAAGTATACCGGCACGATGCCGGGGAACTTCTCGCAGGCGACGCATGCGGTGTGCGTGGGCAAGTACAACGGCAATCAATTTGTCGCCGACCAGTTGTTGATCAAGTGTCCGTCCAAGTATGAAGGAGAACTGCAAGGATGA
- a CDS encoding CcmD family protein, producing the protein METSNYTVLFANLIIWAGIFLFLFRLDKKVKELEKTK; encoded by the coding sequence ATGGAAACTTCGAACTATACGGTACTTTTTGCCAACCTGATCATCTGGGCGGGGATCTTCCTGTTCCTGTTTCGCCTCGATAAGAAAGTCAAAGAGCTGGAGAAGACGAAATGA
- the ccsA gene encoding cytochrome c biogenesis protein CcsA, which yields MVRQVLQIGLFIVTAMVIWFSFTTPAPQQQIGDASRIFYYHIPVAWLTVVAYAVNLIFSIRYLKTRTEIDDFRALWAAEIGTMFCVLATISGSLFAKVTWGVYWNWSEPRMLSIFVLLMIYGAYLAIRAAIPSLDRRATLGAVYAIFAFPTVPFFIFIMPRMMASLHPSDSVIDANLKISMGGSVLPIFLISLAVFTVIFFWLYGLGVRLHKVQTARRETE from the coding sequence ATGGTTAGACAAGTCTTACAAATCGGTTTGTTCATCGTCACGGCGATGGTGATCTGGTTTTCGTTCACGACGCCGGCGCCGCAGCAGCAGATTGGCGACGCCTCGCGCATTTTCTACTATCACATCCCGGTGGCGTGGTTGACGGTGGTGGCGTACGCGGTGAATCTGATTTTCTCGATTCGCTACTTGAAGACGCGGACCGAGATCGACGATTTTCGGGCGCTCTGGGCGGCGGAGATCGGGACGATGTTCTGCGTGCTGGCGACGATTTCAGGGAGCCTGTTTGCCAAGGTGACCTGGGGGGTGTACTGGAATTGGAGCGAGCCGCGGATGCTGTCGATTTTCGTGCTGCTGATGATTTACGGCGCGTATTTGGCGATCCGGGCGGCGATTCCGAGCCTGGACCGGCGGGCGACGCTGGGGGCGGTGTACGCGATTTTCGCGTTCCCGACGGTACCGTTTTTCATCTTCATCATGCCGCGGATGATGGCGTCGCTGCATCCGTCGGATTCGGTGATTGATGCCAATTTGAAAATTAGCATGGGTGGGTCCGTATTGCCCATCTTTTTAATATCGCTGGCCGTTTTTACGGTTATATTCTTCTGGCTGTACGGGCTGGGGGTGCGGCTGCACAAGGTCCAGACGGCGCGGCGGGAAACGGAGTAA
- a CDS encoding heme exporter protein CcmB, whose amino-acid sequence MSSASSAWVSKAAAVLVKDLRTELRTRYSLNALFMFAFTTLVVVSFSLGQLGLSSLVHAALYWIVIFFSAMSALAGVFIKEEDTKTAQTLRLYARPSIIYTGKLIYNILLLFLLCILITPLYVIFMHVEVPDPGLLILVIFLGCIGLAGATTLIGAIVAKASARSALFAVLSFPVLLPLLVAAIAGTNAALANEGWSGAENHVKLLAAYAVIMITASVVLFDFVWNG is encoded by the coding sequence GTGTCGAGCGCGTCATCCGCCTGGGTTAGCAAGGCCGCGGCGGTCCTGGTGAAGGACCTGCGGACGGAGTTACGGACGCGCTATTCACTGAACGCGCTGTTCATGTTTGCGTTCACGACGCTGGTGGTGGTGAGTTTTTCGCTGGGGCAGTTGGGGTTATCCTCGCTGGTGCATGCGGCGTTGTATTGGATCGTGATTTTTTTCTCCGCGATGTCGGCGCTGGCCGGCGTTTTTATCAAGGAGGAAGACACCAAGACGGCGCAGACCTTAAGACTGTACGCGCGGCCGTCGATAATCTATACGGGGAAGCTGATATACAACATCCTGCTGTTGTTCTTGCTCTGTATACTGATCACGCCCCTGTATGTGATTTTCATGCACGTGGAAGTTCCCGACCCGGGACTTCTGATCCTGGTGATATTTCTCGGTTGTATCGGCTTGGCGGGCGCGACGACGTTGATCGGGGCGATTGTGGCGAAGGCCTCGGCGCGCAGCGCGCTGTTTGCGGTGTTGTCGTTTCCGGTGTTGTTGCCGCTGTTGGTGGCGGCGATTGCGGGGACGAACGCGGCGCTGGCGAACGAGGGTTGGAGCGGCGCCGAAAATCATGTCAAACTCCTCGCGGCTTACGCGGTTATAATGATAACGGCATCCGTAGTCCTTTTTGATTTTGTGTGGAATGGTTAG
- the ccmA gene encoding heme ABC exporter ATP-binding protein CcmA, with protein sequence MITLKVEQLSKNFGDRKVLKDLNFEVAAPGAIGITGLNGSGKTTLMKILAQMLTPTKGKVTLAIEEKAVPAEHFLDHIKMVGPEMALYEMLTGYENLRFFGKLAGVKMDRTEQDALLAKVGLTGRGDDMVGAYSSGMKQRLKYAVALLGRPTVLILDEPTANLDEEGKAIVGTIMAEHKREGILVVATNEAEDLTRVERVIRLG encoded by the coding sequence ATGATCACGCTAAAGGTTGAGCAGCTGTCAAAGAATTTCGGTGACCGCAAGGTTCTGAAGGACCTGAACTTTGAGGTGGCGGCGCCGGGAGCGATCGGGATTACCGGCTTAAACGGCTCCGGCAAGACAACCTTGATGAAGATTCTGGCGCAGATGCTGACGCCGACGAAGGGGAAGGTGACGCTGGCCATCGAGGAGAAGGCGGTGCCGGCGGAACATTTTCTCGATCACATCAAGATGGTCGGGCCGGAGATGGCGCTTTATGAGATGCTGACCGGTTACGAGAATCTGAGGTTTTTCGGCAAGTTAGCCGGGGTCAAGATGGATCGAACCGAGCAGGATGCGCTTTTGGCGAAGGTCGGGCTGACAGGGCGCGGCGACGATATGGTGGGGGCGTATTCGTCGGGGATGAAGCAGCGGTTGAAATACGCCGTGGCACTGCTGGGGCGGCCGACGGTGCTGATTCTGGACGAGCCGACCGCGAATCTCGATGAGGAGGGGAAGGCGATCGTCGGGACCATCATGGCGGAGCACAAGCGGGAAGGCATCTTAGTAGTGGCCACCAATGAAGCGGAGGATTTGACCCGTGTCGAGCGCGTCATCCGCCTGGGTTAG
- the lepB gene encoding signal peptidase I, with protein MAKTTEIRRPTRKPERSAIAATWSFTKSLGLAFIMALLIKYSVIEAYNVPTGSMEDTILVGDFLLANKFIYGIHIPIIGTTLPGIRDPRPGDIVVFKFPGDSATNYVKRCVAVGGQVVEMRDKKLYVDGAEFKDYPFSKHTNTTDRRRDTFGPYRVPPNTFFMLGDNRDDSYDSRYWGPVPQRFILGKALVVHWSWGAPPDMDAPRWDWGNPLTWPGSIWYNLLHFHQRVRWDRLGQTLT; from the coding sequence ATGGCCAAGACCACAGAGATTCGCCGCCCGACCCGCAAGCCGGAGCGTTCGGCGATTGCCGCCACCTGGAGTTTCACCAAGTCGCTGGGACTGGCGTTCATTATGGCGTTGTTGATCAAGTACTCGGTGATCGAGGCGTACAACGTACCGACCGGCTCGATGGAAGACACGATCCTGGTCGGCGATTTCCTGCTGGCGAACAAGTTCATTTACGGGATTCACATACCGATCATCGGCACGACCTTGCCGGGAATCCGTGATCCGCGGCCGGGCGATATTGTGGTATTCAAGTTCCCCGGGGATTCGGCGACCAACTATGTCAAGCGCTGTGTGGCGGTGGGTGGGCAGGTTGTGGAGATGCGGGACAAAAAACTGTATGTCGATGGCGCAGAGTTCAAGGATTATCCGTTTTCCAAGCATACTAACACAACTGATCGCCGCCGCGATACGTTCGGGCCGTACCGGGTACCGCCGAACACCTTCTTCATGCTGGGGGACAATCGCGACGACTCATATGATTCGCGCTACTGGGGGCCGGTGCCGCAGCGGTTTATCCTCGGGAAGGCGCTGGTCGTGCACTGGTCATGGGGAGCGCCGCCGGATATGGATGCGCCGCGATGGGATTGGGGGAATCCGCTGACATGGCCGGGGAGCATCTGGTATAATCTTCTGCATTTCCATCAGCGGGTCCGGTGGGATCGGCTGGGGCAAACGCTGACGTAG
- the lepB gene encoding signal peptidase I, with protein MRHLDSSIKRSIQSNIARGAGARLKTLWNYLRLLILAVVLAILIKEMLVEAYNIPSESMERTLLVGDFLIADKITYGAHMPLTGWRLPSLKEPALGDVVVFRFPDNPHKNFIKRIIAKGGDEVKIVNKVVHVNGLPLSEGRYAIHSDSTIIPPGTTHPRDNFGPITIPAGHYFVLGDNRDNSSDSRFWGTVPRDNIIGKALFVHWSWRPSESAPKITWWNPLSIGWASLYYIYNVPSHVRWDRLFSVIK; from the coding sequence ATGAGACATCTTGATTCGAGCATTAAGCGATCAATTCAATCCAATATAGCGCGTGGCGCCGGGGCGCGGCTGAAGACGCTGTGGAATTACCTGCGCCTGCTGATACTGGCGGTGGTGCTGGCGATCCTGATCAAGGAGATGCTGGTGGAGGCGTACAACATCCCGTCGGAGTCGATGGAGCGGACGTTGCTGGTGGGGGATTTTTTGATCGCCGACAAGATCACCTACGGGGCGCACATGCCGCTGACCGGATGGCGGCTGCCGTCGTTGAAGGAGCCGGCGCTGGGAGATGTGGTGGTGTTCCGGTTTCCCGATAATCCACACAAGAACTTCATCAAGCGGATCATTGCCAAGGGGGGCGACGAGGTGAAGATCGTCAACAAGGTCGTGCACGTCAACGGCCTGCCGTTGAGCGAGGGGCGCTACGCGATTCATAGTGACAGCACCATTATTCCGCCGGGCACGACGCATCCGCGCGACAACTTCGGGCCGATCACGATTCCGGCCGGGCACTATTTTGTGCTGGGAGACAACCGGGACAATTCGTCGGATTCGCGGTTTTGGGGGACGGTTCCGCGCGACAACATTATCGGCAAGGCGTTGTTCGTACACTGGTCGTGGCGGCCGAGCGAGTCGGCGCCGAAAATAACCTGGTGGAATCCGCTGTCGATTGGCTGGGCAAGTTTGTATTATATATATAACGTCCCGAGTCATGTGCGCTGGGACCGACTGTTCAGCGTCATCAAGTAG
- a CDS encoding DegT/DnrJ/EryC1/StrS family aminotransferase, translated as MQVPFLDLKAQYQSIKGEIDPAIQSVCADAAFVLGKYVYDFEKEFAKYCGAADCVAVDTGTTALHLAMLALDIGVGDEVITAANTFIATCEAISYTGARPVLVDCDEKTYNLDPAKLEARITKRTKAIIPVHLYGQPADMDPILEIARKHNIPVIEDSAQGHGASYKGRPTGSMGIMGCFSFYPGKNLGAYGEGGAITTSNADLAAKIRKLRDHGSAKKYYHDVVGYNYRMEGIQGAVLNVKLRHLDKWNDARRRNADHYRKYLAGSSVIVPVEAPGCKHVYHLFVVRHPRRDDLIAFLGQHGIGALIHYPIPAHLQNAYRHLALAEGEYPVTERVTKEILSLPMFPELTEEQVKFVAEKIREFK; from the coding sequence ATGCAAGTACCTTTCTTAGATCTGAAGGCACAATATCAATCGATTAAAGGCGAAATCGACCCGGCGATTCAAAGCGTTTGCGCCGATGCCGCTTTCGTCCTCGGTAAGTACGTCTACGACTTCGAGAAAGAATTCGCCAAATACTGCGGCGCCGCCGACTGCGTCGCCGTCGATACCGGCACCACCGCCCTCCATCTGGCGATGCTCGCCCTCGATATCGGCGTCGGCGACGAAGTGATCACCGCCGCCAATACCTTCATCGCCACCTGCGAGGCGATCAGCTATACCGGCGCCCGACCCGTGCTGGTTGACTGTGACGAGAAGACTTACAACCTGGATCCGGCCAAACTGGAGGCGCGCATAACGAAGCGCACCAAGGCGATCATCCCGGTTCATCTCTACGGCCAGCCCGCCGACATGGACCCGATTCTGGAAATCGCCAGGAAACACAACATCCCGGTGATCGAAGATTCCGCACAGGGACACGGCGCTTCCTACAAAGGCCGCCCCACCGGCAGCATGGGCATCATGGGTTGCTTCTCGTTCTATCCCGGTAAGAATCTCGGCGCCTACGGCGAAGGCGGCGCAATTACGACTTCCAATGCCGACCTGGCCGCCAAGATCCGCAAACTGCGCGACCACGGCTCGGCCAAGAAGTACTACCACGATGTCGTCGGCTACAATTATCGCATGGAGGGCATTCAGGGTGCCGTGCTCAACGTCAAGCTCCGCCACCTCGACAAGTGGAATGACGCCCGCCGCCGCAATGCCGATCACTATCGCAAGTACCTCGCCGGCTCCAGTGTCATCGTGCCGGTCGAGGCGCCCGGCTGCAAGCACGTCTATCATCTCTTCGTCGTCCGTCACCCGCGGCGCGACGATCTCATCGCCTTTTTGGGACAGCATGGTATCGGCGCATTGATCCATTACCCGATCCCGGCCCATCTCCAGAACGCCTACCGCCACCTGGCTTTGGCCGAGGGCGAATATCCGGTGACCGAACGCGTGACCAAAGAAATCCTGAGCCTGCCGATGTTCCCGGAACTGACGGAGGAGCAGGTCAAGTTCGTCGCCGAGAAAATCCGGGAATTCAAATAG